In one window of Ostrinia nubilalis chromosome 19, ilOstNubi1.1, whole genome shotgun sequence DNA:
- the LOC135081350 gene encoding apoptosis-inducing factor 1, mitochondrial: protein PPPPPPPPPPPPRARQAWTAAAAAVALTASIGGVYFYRKLNDEDKVPTPPNNAAAEEKKGAPSEPEPYPRAGSEFPERVQFLLVGGGTASFAAMRAIRSARPDAQVLIVGDEPALPYMRPPLSKELWREPDLARAADDLEALTFRQWNGKRRSVVYEPGAFYAPVARLAAGEGGAAVARGWRVRRLDVARHEAHLEAPGGRAATLRYERCLVATGVRARRSEALRPARDSGRVLTLRAAADAGRLARLLDRPDTVHVAIVGGGFLASELSASLAERLRGTGARVTQVFREAAPMAGVLPRYLALEAARRLQRAGVELRPDTEVADSEARADGVRLRLADGGALEAQLVLECVGAEPCAELAAASALETHPTLGGLLVNAELQARADVWAAGDVACFYDVALGRRRVEHHDHAVVSGRLAGQNMAAAGPPQPYTHQSMFWSDLGPDLGYEAIGIIDSRLPTVGVFSADAVSDAAATAATTTAVAVAAAPDGGHKDEEAPLKAVAGAGAGAGATDADGRRYDRGVVFYLRERRVVGVLLWNLFNRMHVARQVLAQGEFEDLFEAAKLFALHEDE from the exons CCGCccccgccaccgccgccgcccccgccgccgccgcgcgcgcgccagGCTTggaccgccgccgccgctgccgtcGCGCTCACCGCCTCCATCGGCGGG GTATATTTTTATCGTAAACTAAACGACGAGGACAAAGTGCCAACTCCACCGAATAACG CCGCAGCCGAGGAGAAGAAGGGCGCACCGTCCGAGCCGGAGCCGTACCCGCGGGCGGGCTCGGAGTTCCCGGAGCGCGTGCAGTTCCTGCTGGTGGGCGGCGGCACGGCGTCGTTCGCGGCCATGCGCGCCATCCGCTCGGCGCGGCCCGACGCGCAGGTGCTCATCGTGGGCGACGAGCCCGCGCTGCCCTACATGCGCCCGCCGCTCAGCAAGGAGCTGTGGCGCGAGCCCGACCTGGCGCGCGCCGCCGACGACCTCGAGGCGCTCACCTTCCGCCAGTGGAACGGCAAGCGGCGCAGCGTCGTGTACGAGCCCGGCGCCTTCTACGCGCCCGTGGCGCGGCTGGCGGCCGGCGAGGGCGGCGCCGCCGTGGCGCGCGGCTGGCGCGTGCGGCGCCTGGACGTGGCGCGCCACGAGGCGCACCTGGAGGCGCCCGGCGGCCGCGCGGCCACGCTGCGCTACGAGCGCTGCCTCGTGGCCAcgggcgtgcgcgcgcgccgctccgAGGCGCTGCGGCCGGCGCGCGACTCGGGCCGCGTGCTCACGctgcgcgccgccgccgacgccggCCGCCTGGCGCGCCTGCTCGACCGCCCCGACACCGTGCACGTCGCCATCGTCGGCGGCGGCTTCCTCGCCTCCGAGCTCAGCGCCTCCCTCGCCGAGAGAC TGCGCGgcacgggcgcgcgcgtgacgcAGGTGTTCCGCGAGGCGGCGCCGATGGCGGGCGTGCTGCCGCGCTACCTGGCGCTGGAGGCGGCGCGGCGCCTGCAGCGCGCGGGCGTGGAGCTGCGGCCGGACACGGAGGTGGCGGACAGCGAGGCGCGCGCGGACGGCGTGCGGCTGCGGCTGGCGGACGGCGGCGCGCTGGAGGCGCAGCTGGTGCTGGAGTGCGTGGGCGCGGAGCCGTGTGCGGAGctggcggcggcgtcggcgctGGAGACGCACCCGACGCTGGGCGGGCTGCTGGTGAACGCGGAGCTGCAGGCGCGCGCCGACGTGTGGGCGGCGGGCGACGTGGCGTGCTTCTACGACGTGGCGCTGGGCCGGCGGCGCGTGGAGCACCACGACCACGCCGTGGTGTCGGGCCGCCTGGCGGGGCAGAACATGGCGGCCGCCGGCCCGCCGCAGCCCTACACGCACCAGAGCATGTTCTGGAGCGACCTCGGCCCCGACCTGGGCTACGAG GCGATAGGTATAATAGACTCCCGACTGCCGACGGTGGGCGTGTTCTCCGCTGACGCCGTGAGCgacgccgccgccaccgccgccaccACCACCGCCGTCGCCGTCGCCGCCGCGCCCGACGGTGGGCACAAAGATGAGGAAGCGCCTCTTAAG GCCgtagcgggcgcgggcgcgggcgcgggcgcgacGGACGCGGACGGGCGGCGCTACGATCGCGGCGTGGTGTTCTACCTGCGCGAGCGGCGCGTGGTGGGCGTGCTGCTGTGGAACCTCTTCAACCGCATGCACGTCGCGCGCCAG GTGCTGGCGCAGGGCGAGTTCGAGGACCTGTTCGAGGCCGCCAAGCTGTTCGCGCTGCACGAGGACGAGTGA
- the LOC135081351 gene encoding hamartin, translated as RAARHAALAALAPLVARRPAWLHRLPAHPLARDLLRAARAEREPLPLLHALLALAALLPAAPALAAPHCAELADALLRPAALDPPPPPPTRAHLQLAQLALFHALYATHPCTLLDALRADLAAAGARDAWERHVAPLLASVRLHPALVTGSRQREADAARWARVEPHDVLAECRRLALHAGTPPVLPRAAASPAPPAASPAPGSGAHAARAASALRPGAEPWFPLGERCGADSAPHTPLPADADAAEPPEAAVEATPENTPARETRAQFRFPTDSGAARAIGRRKETSPGGEAYAARLARVALERRAADSPVPFGGAPPAGASLARPEPRPAGAAPPEPLGAEDREVLELTGGRAAPQGEWAECTTPAPPTRDPRARSPTRARARGAGGAPARRAASCGPRLGGARTCSTAAQTVDVWPAPYEFIVSDFYRCPPEDPHKQIISGSASARLDAYLAELYAGRRGAAGGAGGGAAELGEQLALAHAQLLYERWRREAHAERNRRLLGRCRQARALELQNQALRERARAVQRERDELRARLARDPPAAPLAAAAAAAAEREARLEAALAEERTARLRAEAALHEAEAQRARDAAELRRSRGESHEAARHVEALARAALAAERRAECVRRLRRELLVLSEREARLAGAARAGVQRAGCGDGGAEARSLRAAAARAEAEAGAAAARAEAAAARAHELEAALAARDAAAAELRRAARHAAEEGEARLRAARDKYAALLRVVRAGEARRLERLAAAGGARAGPGGAAAPAGGGGRQRGRGVVPAAAGGVQPRAAPAGARGGGGGARLSAGGRGGRGARAPLGCDREFRL; from the exons CGCGCCGCGCGCCACGCCGCGCTCGCCGCGCTGGCGCCGCTCGTGGCGCGCCGGCCCGCCTGGCTGCACCGCCTGCCCGCGCACCCGCTCGCCCGCGACCTGCTGCGGGCCGCGCGCGCCGAGCGCGAGCCGCTGCCGCTGCTGCACGCGCTGCTGGCGCTGGCCGCGCTgctgcccgccgcgcccgcgctggCCGCGCCGCACTGCGCCGAGCTGGCCGACGCGCTGCTGCGGCCCGCCGCGCTcgacccgccgccgccgccgcccacgcGCGCGCACCTGCAGCTGGCGCAGCTGGCGCTGTTCCACGCGCTGTACGCCACGCACCCCTGCACGCTGCTGGACGCGCTGCGCGCCGACCTGGCCGCGGCCGGCGCGCGCGACGCCTGGGAGCGCCACGTGGCGCCGCTGCTGGCCTCCGTGCGCCTGCACCCGGCGCTGGTGACGGGCTCGCGCCAGCGCGAGGCGGACGCGGCCCGCTGGGCGCGCGTGGAGCCGCACGACGTGCTGGCCGAGTGCCGGCGCCTGGCGCTGCACGCGGGCACGCCGCCCGTGctgccgcgcgccgccgcctcgcccgcgccgcccgccgcctcgCCCGCGCCCGGCTCCGGCGCgcacgccgcccgcgccgcctccGCGCTGCGGCCCGGCGCCGAGCCCTGGTTCCCGCTGGGCGAGCGCTGCGGCGCGGACTCGGCGCCGCACACGCCGCTGCCGGccgacgccgacgccgccgagCCGCCGGAGGCCGCCGTGGAGGCGACGCCGGAGAACACGCCGGCGCGCGAGACGCGCGCGCAGTTCCGCTTCCCGACGGActcgggcgcggcgcgcgccATCGGGCGGCGCAAGGAGACGTCGCCGGGCGGGGAGGCGTACGCGGCGCGGCTGGCGCGCGTGGCGCTGGAGCGGCGCGCGGCCGACTCGCCGGTGCCCTTCGGgggcgcgccgcccgccggcgCCAGCCTGGCGCGGCCCGAGCCCCGGCCGGCCGGCGCGGCGCCCCCGGAGCCGCTGGGCGCGGAGGACCGCGAGGTGCTGGAGCTGAcgggcgggcgcgcggcgcCGCAGGGCGAGTGGGCGGAGTGCACCACGCCGGCGCCGCCCACGCGGGACCCGCGCGCGCGCTCGCCGACGCGGGCCCGGGCCCGGGGCGCGGGCGGGGCCCcggcgcggcgcgcggcgtCGTGCGGCCCGCGGCTGGGCGGCGCGCGCACGTGCTCGACGGCCGCGCAGACCGTGGACGTGTGGCCGGCGCCCTACGAATTCATCGTTTCGGATTTCTATCGGTGCCCGCCGGAGGATCCGCATAAACAG ATAATCAGCGGGTCGGCGAGCGCGCGGCTGGACGCGTACCTGGCGGAGCTGTACGCGGGGCGGCGCGGGGCGGCGGGCGGGGCGGGCGGGGGCGCGGCCGAGCTGGGCGAGCAGCTGGCGCTGGCGCACGCGCAGCTGCTGTACGAGCGCTGGCGGCGCGAGGCGCACGCGGAGCGCAACCGCCGCCTGCTGGGCCGCTGCCGCCAGGCGCGCGCGCTCGAGCTGCAGAACCAG GCGCTCCGAGAACGAGCACGGGCCGTTCAACGAGAACGCGACGAACTACGAGCGCGACTCGCGAGGGACCCTCCCGCCGCCCCGCTcgcggccgccgccgccgccgccgccgagcgcGAGGCGCGCCTCGAGGCCGCGCTGGCCGAGGAGCGCACGGCGCGCCTGCGGGCCGAGGCGGCGCTGCACGAGGCCGAGGCGCAGCGCGCGCGCGACGCCGCCGAGCTGCGCCGCTCGCGCGGGGAGTCGCACGAGGCCGCGCGCCACGTGGAGGCGCTCGCGCGCGCCGCGCTGGCCGCCGAGCGCCGCGCCGAGTGCGtgcgccgcctgcgccgcgAGCTGCTGGTGCTGAGCGAGCGCGAGGCGCGgctggcgggcgcggcgcgcgcgggcgTGCAGCGCGCCGGCTGCGGCGACGGCGGCGCGGAGGCGCGGTCGctgcgggcggcggcggcgcgcgcggaggcggaggcgggcgcggcggcggcgcgcgcggaggcggcggcggcgcgcgcgcacgagCTGGAGGCGGCGCTGGCGGCGCGcgacgcggcggcggcggagctgaggcgcgcggcgcggcacgCGGCGGAGGAGGGCGAGGCGCGGCTGCGGGCGGCGCGCGACAAGTACGCGGCGCTGCTGCGCGTGGTGCGCGCGGGCGAGGCGCGGCGGCTGGAGCGgctggcggcggcgggcggggcGCGCGCGGGGCCCGGGggggcggcggcgccggcggggGGGGGCGGGAGGCAGCGGGGGCGCGGCGTCGTCCCCGCCGCAGCTGGCGGAGTGCAGCCGCGTGCGGCGCCTGCTGGAGCCCGAGGGGGAGGAGGCGGGGCGCGACTGAGCGCGGGCGGGCGCGGGGGGCGCGGGGCGCGAGCGCCTCTCGGGTGCGATCGGGAGTTTCGACTCTGA